The window ATGAAGAAAGGGAGAAacaggaaggtgtgtgtgtgtgtgtgtgtgtgttgtgtgtgtggggtgttgtgtgtgtgtgtgtgtgtgtgtgtgtggtgtgtgtgtgtgtgtgtggtgtgtgtgtgtgtgttgtgtgtgtgtgtgtgtgtgttgtgtgtgtggtgtgtgtgtgtgtgtgtggtgtggtgtgtgtgtgtgtggggtgtgtgtgtgtgtgtgtgttgtgtggtgtgtgtgcgtgtgtgcgtgcgcgtgcgtgcgtgctagTTGATTTTGACTCTGTGGTCGAGTATAAATGTATGAATTCTCACAGACGGCTTCCTTCTCGGCTGAGCGTCAGTCTGCTGCGAAGACGCCACATGCCGGACGGCGGCAGGTAAGATTCCTTTTAAGGTTTTTCTGTGCTGCTAACTCTCTGAGAGCAATACAAAACATCCAGAGTAAGAGGGACGATGTTTCTGGAAagacatgtacatttaaaaactattcttttgttgccttttgagctcatattctgtgtgtgtgtgtgtgtgtgtgtgtgtgtgtgtgtgcgcgcgcatttgtgtctctctctctcttggtgtctgtcggtctgtgtgtgcgtgtctatatgcatgtttctctgtgtgtgtgtgtgcgtttgtgtgtctctctctctctttgtgtctgtcggtctgtgtgtgggtgtctatgctgtgtgtgtgtgtgtgtgtgcgcgcacacgtttgtgtgtgtctctctctctttgtgtctgtgtgtgcgtgtctatccatgtgtctgggtgtgtgtctctctctgtgtgtgtgtgtgtctctctctgtgtgtgtgtgtgtgtgtctctgtgtgtgtgtgtgtgtgtgcgtgcgtgcgtgcgcgcgcgcgagTTCAACTATCTTTAAGTGTAATAATGCTCTTCCCTTTATGCTTTGGGGTTCTAAACAGGAAATAAGCACCAAGGCAGACGTTGGCTACTTCTGATACTTGAACAAGGCGCTCTAGTTCTTGATCTTTTAAGTCCAACTCAAATCAAATTACTTATAAGGGATAATAATCCTCTAGGTGCCCGAAACACATTTCCCTTGGTGCTTTGGGAGAGGTTAACAGGAAGTAGGCTATGTTATGGATCAAGCGTGTTACGCTGTGGGCTTCGActtaagtctcttttttttattttttagcctgtatttgtttatgtttttaagtGGAACCATTAAAGGTTTGCTGCTACTAGCAGGTCATGTTTGCAGTGACAAATATATTTAGATGACTTTTATACCGAAGTGGATTTATTGATGTGTAAATGCAATAGGCTCCATTAAAAGGATGCTAAATTATTTGTCAGCAGGTCATGGttgcattttacttttttttttttttcttttttttttgtgatcggatttttttttttttatacagtaaagAAAACACGAGcgacaaacaacacactgggacgGAGAACGCGTCCCaaggtaaaaataataataaaaataaatttcaaaaaaataatacagagaaaagacgggagggagggagacaaaacaacacacgcagaaacagacacacacaaacggacGCACAAAGAGAGACACAAGACAAAAATATCTATATAAAGTACAAGTTCCACTGAACATATAAAACATTGTGGTTCATGTAGGCTACGAGTGGGATTTTAGACGCAAAGGATTTCAAAGAACCTTTAGAGaggtgtagtctaatgtagtgtagtagttataccgtaccacacacatatataggcctagtatgtatatatatttatttttttctggctCAGAATGGACCTTtttgggtgtgtgggggggggtatatCAAAGTATggggtctgggtgtcctcccccagggtTATTTTGGGTGTCAAAGACTTCCTTTCCCACATTCTGATACACTTGTACGCACCAATTTATTTGTAACGTTTATTAACGTTTATTTATCCAATGAGAAGGAAAACACAGACGACGTTCTAAAAGCAGTAACGGGGCTTTTCACATCAGGGACCTTAGCCTGGATCACGAAAGCTGAACCCCAAGGCAACAAGGAAAAAcagggactgagtacccagggcgaGTTGAGGAGGACctgaatgaatagctgtggatccGGGGAGGGGCCCTTAGAAAATgtctttctacagggcccaggaTGTTGTGCTAGGCCCCCGATACTGCGTGTACCTTGTACCATGTGACCTGCCGTCCTGTCTCGTCCCCTGCAGGTTCCAGCCATGAGTCGGCGGCGGGTCTCGGTCAAAGATCTGGGGGCATCGGACTGTCAGGGCTGGCTTCTCCGCAGAAAGGGGGGCCGCAGTTTCCTGGGAAGCAAATGGAAGAGATACTGGTTTGTCCTGAAGAAGAGTTCTCTGTACTGGTACGCCAACCAGATGGTGAGTCACGAAGACGACTGGGGTTCTGTGTTTTTAACTGTAGCTGCACATCAACatcattatattttattattattattattattattacatgataacatcaataataataacaatattaacCTTTTATTTGGATATTTTTCATCAGACCTACACTTTAAAGCTATGGGTgtatgaggaattctaagtaatgacaacaacactgtcactgtgtctaCATGGGACAAGCTTCCGTGgtcccccaacacacacacacacacacacacacacacacacacacacacacacacacacacacaccacacacaccacacacacacaccaccccacacacacacacacacacaaaaccacacacacacacacagtcgctagtagccaaggaggacacagaggattgaAAAaagatggactcttcagaagaggtgaTCGccgtagcaactcatttggtgTTCATTAACATCAAAAGGTTACGCACCAAAGCTTTAATTATTtctcttttgtcattttattgttgTGGTCTGAGCCTCTAATTGTTATTACGCATTTATAAGCAGCATATACACATGTAATAAGTGGTTTATTACACACTATACTGTCGTTGGAAGCAAATATCAGGATATTTTACGTAGTTTAACAATCATAACTCTTGTAAAGGCGTATTTTATATTATTCCAACCGTATTTTTCTATATTATCCGTCTGTACAGCAACGTCCGGTGCCATGGTGACGAGAGGTTTTTTTACGTTATCTTTGCTCAGTCAACacacttctcttcctcctcttttgtgtcttttgttggGGAACTAACCTCTTTCAACGTGCATGTGGCTCCCATTTACCtcagtgatacattttttttagatttgctCACAACTACACTATAGTGTATAAAGTGTATTAGACGTGTGTTCTCTGCTTATACATGCTGACCAGTGGGGTAGAGTGTAACGGCGGTTTCTTGTCGGCATTGTaaagattagatcagattaaaaacagaagctgataaGATCACGATGAGAATGAAACTGGTCTACACCGGAGAGCAAACAGCCGATACTGAGCGAGGACTACGACCACAGAGTCCACGCTCACACACAGagattgtgtgagagattagaTTACAGGCCCGTGTAGTGGAAGTGGAAGTTCTTCTTTTCAAAAGTGGACCTTTTGTTGCAGTTTCTCcctcattttgtatttaattatgAGGTTCAAATACTTCATTTTGGTGACTTTTGATTCACTAATTTGTGCTGGATGAGTTTGTCTTACCGAGCTTGTTGATGCACCGGAACTATTTACTACAATGTTGTCAAATGTACCACCTTAtccatacacaccacacacacacacacacacacacacacacacacactctcacacacacacacagagacaaaaacacacaccaccacacacacacacacacacacacacacacacacacacacaacacaacacaccacacacaccccacaccacacaaaacacacccaacagagagagagagactctctcacacacacacacacaccacacacacacacacacgtgtcacGTGCCAGTTAACACATTCTCAGAAGTTGCGTTTGAGATCATATTTATTTGAGCGGGATTCAAATTATTGGCCGTCattatttaaaagaagaaaaaaaacttgtttattATGATGACAAAAACTGCTttacaaaaaagacatttcgACCTTTGGCgagggttttgtttttttacccccccccccgcccgtgTATGGGCCTGGATTGTTAGCAGTGTCTCTGAGCTGACGTTTGTCTCCTCTGCAGGCGGAGAAAGCCGAAGGATTCATCAACCTGTCGGGCTTCACCATCCAACAGGCCAGACAGGGCCGGAAGAAACAGTACGTCGGACTGGTTTGggctgtctctgtctctttctttctctttctgttttggtctgtctctttctgtctctttctgtctctttctgtctctttctgcgGCTTTTAGTGAAGACCCACCAACTGTCGTCCTCAGCTGTCTGTGGTCAAACTGCTGCTCTCGTCTATGAAGCTGCACCATATTTCCCATCCAGCTGTCTCTAAAGACTCGCTCACACGGCGTCAGAGTGCAGCGAAACCTTTAGTCCTTCACACGTCTTCTCCTGTCTCATCCTCTCACTGTGTCCTGTCATATGGAGGATTTCTTCTTTCCTTCAACTATTTTAACTGAGATTATTCAAGcacataatttacattttaaaaaggttttggtgtgtggccgggttggccAAGTGGTAAAGTAGTCGCACATGTTCTTCGAGGTTTATGTcttgacgcagaggtccagggttcaaatccgacctgtgatgatttcctgcatgttttccccctttctctactaACTGTCCTATGAAAAATTATAgacagaaaagcccaaaaaataactcttaaaaaaggttttggttCCAAAAGGTAGAAGAATTTAaatgtcccctaatactggatctgaagtctcttttatatagaccttagtggtcccctaatactgcaagGTAGAGGCTtggggggtggccttgaccaattGCCCCTTTTgctttgaaagccatgatgtctccttgggccaaattctctgggcagagaaaggggggaaaaaggggagaaaggggaggtaacctcgCCCAACTAACGATGATTTCCACTGTTGATTAATCTGTCTTTATccacgttccacttccgggatttccgccggaaattccgcctgATGTCCTTTCAGCCAGATGTCCtttcagccagatgtccgtccccttcctcttcctctgtgttggcgctctaacctgcggctgatttctgaggactatggttacctggtcctcagatctctgcagggtaaatccagacagctagctggactatctgtccaatctgagttctctgttgcacgactacaacatgttccaccaaaacaagttcctccccgAGGCTGTTTAGCAGAGGCGCCGTGTTTTAGCTCTGCCCAAGGGATTGTGattgggttaaagaaatgccgataaaccagagcacgtttttctcccatcccagaatgctgtgtggactagacagaccttcctttgcagcgctgtggaggaaggtctggcaatgcgagactaatctgtggattagttgtttggtttaaaataatgtcagaaaatggtgaaattatctgtctgtctgtctgtctgtctgtctgtctgtctgtctggtctgtctaTCCCGTCTGTCTATCCGTCCATCCATACATCGTTACTAACTCCCCTGTGTTGTGTTTCAGTGCCCTGACGGCCAGTCATCCTCTAGTTGTGACCATTTTCATCGCTGCAGAGAGCTTCGCTGACATGAACAAGTGAGGATTTGATCCCATTCCATCGTTGTTGTTTATCCGCAGCGATGTGAGCATGAGTCTCTCAGGTTGAATATGCAGCATTAAAGGCagcgtgtgtgtctgcaggtggaTCAGTAAACTGTCCGAAGCAGCCGAGCCGTGCGACCAGATCAACGCCGAAGGTCAGACAGCTCCAGTAACCTAACACAGAACAAATGAACGTTATTAATGAACATAATGTACACAGGGAGACaactaagaaaaaaacacatttgcaggGTTTTCCCTGTTGTTTACAAGCTTCTGGAAAAAGACTTTTAacagatctaatgattgtagttggaCTTTTTTggcaagttttgtctttaagctttttgagaGATTGTATTTATGATCCGCTCTAGCTTTTCTCCACCTTTTAGACACAGGCGTTGAGGTAAAAATTTTGcttgtaaaaagaaatgtaattttccacGTACATGAactctttccatctttcttcTGCACCttgtttttcctctcctttATCCACATATTTTGTCCCTTTCTTTTAATCTCTCTTCCatttttacttcattttgtCCTCCTTCTTCCCATACTTGTGTCCTTCTTCCTGTCCTCACGTGTGTCCCCTCTTCATTCATCcctgtcttcctctctgtctgtctgtgtgcagaGTGCTACAGCGAAGGCAGCGATCAAGACGCTGACGAGTGTGTGACCACTTCCTGTTCTCTGAACGCTGAGCTGCAAACAGCTGATTCTGATGTGAGTAGCAAAGTGTGataggacttttttttcttcaaacccTCCACACTGTTCAGCCGACGATTATCTGCATCTAACGACCATTACAGGCCGCACCGAAGGTATGAAACGCACTTCCTCTCTCGTTTGAACTCGTAGTGAACGTCGTGTGGATGGACGGAAAGttataaatacataattataataattatagttgcttttttttaactttaattctTCACAAGTTTTCTATACAATTGTACATAGCTCAACAGTGCTGCCAtggacaaaaatacacaaatatgcAGCACGATATACATACACAGAAAtcttctacccccccccccccccccccccccccccacactccccAATCCACATGCATCTCTTCTGTACAAGTGCACATTTGGAGTGAGTGAACCTACATTTTTCCACCCGCAGACAATAGGTACAATATAccctacacacaaacaagatGATACCTAAAGAATccttataatatatatatatatatatatatatatatatatatatagatatatatatactccaCTGACAGGGCTGGCAAATTCCGGTTTAGCGCTCCGCTGACTTTAATGATGTAACCGTGTGGCCATGGGTTCAACATTAGCACCACCCACCACCCAAATGCTGGTtaaatatgcaagtggctgCTAGAtctgcttcactcaccagccagaaaaacaatggtaatctattgagtggctggtaaaatttgaacattcCCTGGCCGTTTGGCTGGTGGACGAAAAAGTCCATTTTGAACTCTTCTAGGCATGTTTAACTGGTTGATCTCTTTCTCCATGAAAGTTTATTGGGGAAAAAAGTCTTTTGGGTCAGAGGGCATCACCTGACCTTGGCCACTATGTGTAATTTGCTTCAAAGCCTGGAGCACTTCCTGGGGGGGTTCTGGGCGTTTCTGGTTCAACTCAAACTTCCCGTCCTTCTCACAGGGAGACGTTTCTCAGCCTCTCGGTGAGTCGTCCCCCTGCACCTCCACCCCGCCAGCTTCACCGACCAgtgaaaacagaagaagaagcacCTTGGAGGGGGGGACCTTAAGTAgaaacagaggaggaggaagaagaagagcgTCATCAGAGGGCGGTGAGCGTCTGTCCTGGCTGGACCCGGCCGGGCTTGGCGGAGCGTCCCTCCCTCTGATCCATGTCGGAGGACAAACAGAAGACGAGGACGTCCACGGTAAACACACCGttactgctgctgtaataatCATGAGAAGAAGGATACAACTTTGATTATTGTCATTGACGATTCGTCTTTTGGTTATTTTCTGGATCAATCGATTAGTTGTCTGGTCTGTAAAATCAACTGTTAAGTTACCGAGGTCTTTCTCTCTGCAGAGAAGCCCGCTGATGAGATGGAGTCCCTCTACAACGACCTGAAGGCAGCCAGCTTGTCTCCGATTGGACAGTCCAGTCGGAGGGACTTCAGGGCGTCGTTCGTCAGACGATGTCAGAACGACAAAGTCAACGAGAAGCTCCACCTGCTCCGGATCCTCCAGAGCACGCTGAAGGTACTTACCGGGGATCAGAGGCATACATGTATCCAATATTTAGAAGAGGTAGATTCTTCCCcttcaaaaaatataaaagacaaCCCACTCCCCAAAAGAGGTAGAAATAACCGTTCAAGTGCCTCAAAACATGTTCGGAAAACAACAACTGGGACGACTACTACTGAGATGTACGTGGTTACTAAAACACGTCAAACACATGTAATGTAATCAGTTTTTAACAACACAGGAGAATAATTTATCATATTAATACaataaattgatgcagaaaattcaccagaatgcaggaaattaagtgacccccagaccccctggttattacccccccccccccccccctcgttgCCAGTAGTACTTAGTTGTGTTAGTAGTACCTGCTACACTGATCGGAGGATCCTTGACTCTACATCCTGGACTATAGACCTGTTCTCTGCACATTCTACTTTATACATCCTAAACTTTTGCACGTCCTTCCACATTTTTGCCCATCATCCTGCACTAATCCTTACACACTCTTTTTCTTAATGTTAAACAGTTACACGTGttagtcttttattttatttatttcataataaCGTTTAAATGTGTTAACATATGCACCAACAACTGAGGCAAATTCCTAGTAAGTGCTACTTACTctgcaataaatccttttccGATTCTTATTACAGTCattgcctgtctgcctgcctgtctgtctgtctgtctgtcctgtctgtctgcctgtctgtctgtctgtctgtctgctgtctgtatacctgtctgcctgctgtcgtctgtctgtctgatacCTGTCTGtatacctgtctgtctgtctgtctgtctgtctgtctgtctctgtctgtctgtcctgtctgtctgcctgtctgcctgtctgtcctgtctgtctgtctgtcctgtcctgtctgcctgtcctgtctgtctgtctgtctgtcgtcgtctgtctgtctgtcgtctgtctgtctgtcgtctgcctgtctgtcctgcctgtctgctgtctgtctgtctgtctgcctgtcttctgtctgtctgtctgtccccctgtctgtccccctgtctgtctgtctttcaggcCAAAGAGTCGGAGCTGCTGGCGGTGGAGCAGATCGTGACCGGCCCGACCACTCGCGGCGCCCAACAGGAACGTGGACCTCCCAACGCCGTCCTGGCGGTCGCCCAACCAACCAGTGGCAGCACGGGGGCGCTGCAGAGCTGAGATAAACACCAGTGTCTTCAGGTTGTCCTTCCTCGCTGAAACACGGCCGGCTGAACTGGGACCAAACTGCTAAACACGTGATTTCCATCCAGATGGCAGTGGGGGAACGTAACTAAGTAAATTACTCGAGTCTTGttcttttcaacctggaccctacgTTCCCATGTTGGTGTCCAAATGACTGCaatataaccctaaccctcatgTGGTCCGTGGGTCACGTTTGAcctgttttgagtttttttatcaCACAAAATGGGCCTTTAAAAtaagtgctgaaaatgtcaacattagaaatatcaaataactgggaaaaaatgtcagaaaaagcgataatgtttttcatggttgacgggaagacaacacaagtgttaaaGGGCACTCGTGCCGATTTC of the Etheostoma spectabile isolate EspeVRDwgs_2016 chromosome 18, UIUC_Espe_1.0, whole genome shotgun sequence genome contains:
- the ipcef1 gene encoding interactor protein for cytohesin exchange factors 1, with product MSRRRVSVKDLGASDCQGWLLRRKGGRSFLGSKWKRYWFVLKKSSLYWYANQMAEKAEGFINLSGFTIQQARQGRKKHALTASHPLVVTIFIAAESFADMNKWISKLSEAAEPCDQINAEECYSEGSDQDADECVTTSCSLNAELQTADSDGDVSQPLGESSPCTSTPPASPTSENRRRSTLEGGTLSRNRGGGRRRASSEGGERLSWLDPAGLGGASLPLIHVGGQTEDEDVHEKPADEMESLYNDLKAASLSPIGQSSRRDFRASFVRRCQNDKVNEKLHLLRILQSTLKAKESELLAVEQIVTGPTTRGAQQERGPPNAVLAVAQPTSGSTGALQS